Below is a window of Chryseobacterium arthrosphaerae DNA.
ATCATTGAAGTGGTTGATGGCAATTACATATTGGTACAGCCTGTATCTTAAAACCGGAATTTCCACTTCAGGACTCTGTGCCTTTAAATTGATGTTTTCAAAGAACTGTACCGCTTCAAAACTGGTATATCCAAAAAGGCTCTGGGCAGTCTGCTCTATCGGGTCATGGGTCTTTTCACAGTCAAAGGTTTTACGGAAATCTTCAAATATATCCGTGATACTGCGTTCCATGATCTGATGTTTTACCGGAGCGGAATCAGGAAGCTTAATTTCATATTCACTAAGGTTTTTTACCTCAATTCCGGCGATGGCATTGATGGCGATGAAGGAAAAATTATTGTCAATACTTTTTGAATCGGAACTTTCCAGAAGAATGGTATCTCTGAATTTATCCCTGATTTTAAGGTAAATATTCATGGGAGTGTGAAGGTCTCCCAGAGTTTTTTTCGAAACGGTTTTTATTTTGATTGTATCAGTAAACATCTGCTGTTGTATTTTTTTAGATTAAAGGAATAAAAAAAGGCTTCAACGGTATCCGTCAAAGCCTATATATTGTTTATTTTGATTATTTCTGCTGTACAGTTAATAACATGACAATCCTTCCAGACCCGACGAAGAGTTTGAAAGCCACCACCAAATATTGTTGCTCATGTTAAACATGTGACAAAATTATAAATTTTTTTAATACAAAAAATAAAAAAGTGAAAAATTTTGAAACTGCCTGTCAAAAAAGTCTATTTCAAATGTTCAAGTTCCTGTTTCAGTTCACGGAGTTTTGTTTCATACTCTTCATCATGATACGAGGCTGTATACTCTTCCAGGGCAGAAATATATTCCTCAACAAATTCTTTATTGCTTCTGTCTGCTTCATATTTGATTTTGGCAGAATTTACAGGAGCCAGTTTTGAGTACCTTTCGGCTGCTTTTCCTTCTTCAGACTGTGTATAGAGGATTACGATATTCTTTTCATATCCGGGGATGTACTTGACCGGGAATGGTACTTCCGTTCTGGGGATCCGGATCGCATTTTCAATCGGATAAATGGCTGCTGTAGTGGTCGAAAAGAATGTTGATACATATTTTCCGTCCTGTTTTCTGACAATAGCTTCATAATCGTGGATGTACATATCATTCAAGGTAGAGTTGGTTTCTACATCTGAAGTAATAATGGCAGTACTTTCCACTCCGTATTGATTCAAAAACCAGGCATTCAGGAACTGCCCGCCAAATCCATTTAAAACAGCCAGTGGAATGACCGGAATCAGAAGCCATGCTTTTTTTGTCAGATACGACAGCAGAACAAAAAATAAAAGGATAATGATCACAGTGTAAAAACCATGATGACTGGTAAAAAACAGAATTTTTGAAAGTAAAATCATGTTTAAATGTACTATTATCTTTTCATATTAGAAATAACTTTTCAACGCCGGGCTCACAATGTCTTTTCATCAGGATATACTGAGCTTCTTTTGCTGTATGGATGTTGCTTTACACCCGGATTAAAGGCTGTCTTTCTATTGGATCTTTTTGTGAACCCAGCATTGAAACTAATTTAATGTACAGGCTCTGTGATCGGAAGGTCTGTTGTTCCGCTGTAGAAAACGATCAGGATAGCACCCTGGTCTCCTGTTTTACCTCTGTGTGCAGTATTGACGACTTCCGGAAGTACCTGTCCTCTCTTTACCCACTGGGTTTTTCCGTCTTCTTTTCTTTCGATCTGGATTTCGCCTTTTTCCACATAAGCTGCATTAATGACAGCGTGTTTATGCCAATCCAGGGCAGAATTGGGAGGAACTGCAATTTTAAGAACCGATATTTCCGGTTGACCGGCCGGATAGCTGCCGTAAGTAGTACCATCCCATGATTTTGTTGCTTTTAATAAGGTTATGGATTCTATTTTATCGGGATAGTCCGAAGCCTGAGGATCAGAAGAAGAATTGTCACAGGATACAATACCGGATAACAAAGTGCCGGCCAGGGCGGCTTTAAATAAATTTTTTGTGGTCATAAGTTTTTAAATTAGATACTGTTGTTTTAATCTCTATGATTGATTACACAAAAATAATCAGCTTATTTAATTTTCCCTTCATTTTGAATTATTTTTTTATCATCACTGTGTGTACATACCTTTAAAATTTCTTTCAAAGAAAACATTTGTCATAAGTTTAAAAGTTTATTTTTTATATTTTTGCTACCAAATTAGAAAACAATGAAAAAAGTATTAGCAATTGCATTTATCGGAGGTTTATTAGTTGTAAACTGTTCTAAAAAAGTTGACCATTCATTACAAGACAGCAACACCATGCTTGAAGAGCCTGAAACAACTACTGTTGTAGACTCTACTGCTAAGGCTGCTGCTCCGGCTGCTGCAACCCCGGCTACACCTGCTCCTGAAGCTGCTAAAACAGACTCTACAGCGAAAAAATAATGAAAAAAATATTTTTGGCAGGGGCATTGGGGTTTCTGATGCTTTCCTGTTCTAAAAAAGAAAATACCACAGAAGTTGCATCTTCTTCTGAAACAGCTGCTGTTTCGGAACCTGCAAAAGCTAATCTTTCCGGTGATCAGATCATGGAAACATTAGACTGTTCAGGATGCCACTCTGTGAATGAGAGAATGATAGGACCTTCTTATCAGGAAATTGCCGCTAAATATTCCGATAAGGATATTGAGCTGCTGGCTTCCAAGATCATAGAAGGCGGAAGTGGAGTTTGGGGAGGTGTTCCTATGGCTCCCCATCCACAGGTATCTAAAGAAGATGCCAAAAAAATGGTAGAATATATCCTGAGTCAGAAGAAATAAAATATGTCTGCCGAAAAATCCAGTCTGCACACAAGAAATCTGCATCGTGATCCCTATGATTTTGATCAGCTTATTTCTTGTGTGCCGGAACTGAAACACTATGTTTTTACTAATGCTTATCAGACGGTAACCATTAACTTCAGTATTCCCAAAGCAGTTAAGCTGCTCAACAAAGCCCTTCTCCTGCACTTTTATAAGATTAAAGAATGGGATATCCCGGATACCAATTTATGTCCTCCCATTCCCGGAAGAGCTGACTATGTGCATTATATTGCAGACTTATTAGCGGAAGGTTCTGATGAAATTCCTTCAGGAAACTCTGTAAAAGGGCTAGATATAGGTACAGGAGCCAATCTTGTCTATCCTTTAATTGCCCATGCATCTTACGGCTGGAATATGCTTGGAACTGACATCAATGAAGGATCTTTGAAAAATGCTCAGTTGATCCTGGATCAGAATCCGGATCTTGTATCCGTCATCCAACTGAAACAGCAACCTGATTCCCATCATATTTTCAAAAATATCATTGGTGCCGGTGAGCGGTTTACATTTTCGATGTGTAATCCTCCTTTCCACGATTCTGAGGAGGCTGCCATGAAAGGAAATATAAGGAAGACAAAAAAACTTAAAAAAGGAAAACCGAAACAGCCGTTGCTTAATTTTGGCGGACAGCAGTCAGAATTATGGTGTGAAGGCGGTGAGCTGGCTTTTATCTCAAAGATGATTACTGAAAGTGTTCTGTATTCATCTCAGATTCTTTGGTTTACCTGCCTGGTTTCCAAAAAAGATAATCTGCCTAAACTAATTGCGCTTTTAAAAAAAGTAAAAGCAATAGAGGTTAAAACAATTGATATGGCCCAGGGACAAAAAGTAAGCAGAATGCTGGCCTGGACATTTATTTCTCCAAAAGAGAGAAAAGCCTGGCTGGCTTAAATTATAGATATGATAGTGATATCCCGTATCTCACTATCTCAATCCCGCATCCCAACTCCATTCCGTTCACATTTTAAAATTTCTGAAAAAACTCATTGACGGTCAGCTCAAAAATCCCTAAATTTGTACGCTTTTAGAAAAATAAGAAATGCAATTATCAGAACAAGAAATCATTAGAAGAGAAAAGCTGAACAAGCTTACTGAAATGGGGATTAATGCGTTCCCTGCGGATGAGTATACCATTACAGATACTACAGAATCTATAAAACAGGACTTTTCTGAAAGTAAACAGGTGAAGATCGCTGGTAGATTGATGTCACGCAGAATTCAAGGGAAGGCTTCTTTTGCAGAATTGCAGGATTCTAAAGGAAAAATTCAGGTTTACTTCAACAGAGACGAGATCTGTCCTGGAGAAGATAAAGAATTATACAACGAAGTATACAAGCATCTTCTGGATATCGGTGATATTATCGGTATTGAAGGAGAACTGTTTACCACTCAGGTAGGAGAGAAGACTGTTTTAGTAAAAAACTTTACGCTTCTTACTAAGGCTTTACGTCCTTTACCTCAGGCAAAAACTGATGAAAACGGAGTAGTACACGACGGGTTTACAGATCCGGAATTAAGATACAGACAGCGTTATGTAGATTTAACGGTAAACCCACAGGTAAAAGAAATTTTCGTGAAAAGAACAAAACTGTTCAATGCCATGAGAACGTTCTTTAATGATGCAGGGTATTTTGAAGTAGAAACTCCAATCCTGCAGTCGATTCCTGGGGGAGCTGCTGCTAAACCTTTTATCACGCATCACAATGCTTTGGATATTCCATTATATTTAAGAATTGCCAACGAATTGTATCTGAAAAGATTGATCGTAGGTGGCTTTGACGGAGTATACGAGTTCTCTAAAAACTTCAGAAATGAAGGGATGGACAGAACCCACAACCCGGAATTTACCGCAATGGAAATCTATGTGGCTTATAAAGACTACAACTGGATGATGGATTTCACTGAGAAATTATTGGAATTCTGTGCAATCCAGGTAAACGGAACTACAAAAGCTACATTCGGAGAGCATGAAGTGGATTTCAAAGCTCCTTATCCAAGAGTTTCCATGACAGAAGCGATCCTGAAATTCACAGGATTCGATATTACCGGTAAAACTGAGCAGGAATTATATGATTTTGCGAAGTCTATCGGAATTGAAGTGAATGAAACGATGGGGAAAGGTAAATTGATTGATGAGATCTTCGGTGAGAAATGTGAAGGAAACTTTATCCAGCCGACTTTCATTACAGATTACCCGGTTGAAATGTCTCCGTTAACAAAGAAACACAGAAGTAAAGAAGGCTTAACAGAGCGTTTTGAATTAATGGTATGTGGTAAAGAAATCGCCAATGCTTATTCAGAGCTTAACGATCCTATCGATCAGAGAGAGCGTTTTGAAGCCCAGATGGCCTTATCGGAAAGAGGAGACGATGAAGCAATGTTCATCGACCAGGATTTCCTCAGAGCATTGGAATATGGTATGCCGCCAACTTCAGGATTAGGTATCGGTATGGACAGATTGATCATGTTCCTTACAAACAATGCCTCCATTCAGGAAGTATTATTCTTCCCTCAGATGAGACCTGAAAAAGCAGCACCACAGATTGAACTGGGAGAGGACGAGAAAGTAATCCTTGAAATCCTAAATTCTCAGGAAGAGCCGATGGCTTTGGCTGAAGTAAAAGAAAGAAGCCAGTTATCCGGCAAAAAATGGGATAAAGCTTCTAAAACTCTGACAAAGAACAATATTGTGAAAGTAGAGAAGATTGATGAGAGCCTTTTGATGAAACTGGCTTAAATTTCAGAAAATCTAAATATAAAGAAAAAGGTACAGTGTTATGCTGTACCTTTTTCTTTTTTCCATTTCCGAAGCTGCGTCCTGAAGTTTATAAACGGAGCTACAGTATTGATGTGTATCCATTTCCATACCGGCCACCTGGCAGCTGTTGTTGCCCACTTTCTTTGCTCAGGAACAAATAAGGTCTCGTGGTCAAGGTTTTCGATCCAGCTTATAATTTCATTTACCTGATTTTTTAACAGCTCTCTCTGCTGTTGTAAGCTGTATGAACCATATTGCTCATAAAATGATTGGTACAGTCCTTTTAAGTTATTCCATTTATAATCAGGGGTAGGTGTTTTTACCTCAATTCCTCTTCTTTCATCAGACTCCCATTTTAGAAGCAGCTGAGTCCAGCCGATCTGATAAGAGATATTTTGTGAAGGTGTTTTATCAACATTGGCCTTAAACAGGTCTTTATCTGTTTCTTTTATATCATCAAATTCCTGATCATACAGCTGATATCTCTTTTTAAGCTCTTCAATAAGCTCATTGCTGTCTTTGTAGCTTTGCATATTGCTTATTTTCTCAGTTTACTGAACGAAGCCATCAGATAAAACAGGAAAGGAAGAATAAACAGTGACCCGAGCATTAATGCCCATCCTAACGCAGCAATGGTTTTTGGTGGAGCCATATGTTCCAATAACGAAAGATGCTGTCCGTTTCCTAACAGGATAATATCCGGATTATGCTGATACGTTGCTGCAACAAGGATCATAACCATTTGGAAGCCGGCCAGGGCACGCACCGGAAGCAGTTTTTGCCGGTTCATCGCTCTTAGAATAAGCAATAACGCAATCGTAGCAAAAGCAATCGCCATAATACCCAAAGGCTTTGAAAATACCCACATTAAAAGCGGAATATCGGAAATATAAGCGGTAACAAATACTAAAATACCGGTAACCACTACAAAGATCATGGTCTGTTTAGATTTTCTGATCATCAGCAGAAGTTCCTGTTTATCTCTGGTTTCTCTTAATGAAAAGATAGATGCAAGATAAGCACAAAGGGAAACGGTAAATAAACCTACAGATACTCCAAACCAGTTCAGCCAGCTGAAAACGTACAGATCCAGGAAACCAACCGCGTCAGGATTGATAGAGTGGGAAACGGTTGCAGCAGCAATCAATCCCAGAAAGAAAGGCGTCAGTAAACTGGCAAAATAAAAGATCTGAGTATACAGAACCTGCCAGTTGTCTTTCACAGCGTCATAATGCCTGAAGGTGAATGCTGTTCCTCTCGCAATAATACCTACAAGCATCAGTACCAGGGGAATATGGAGATAGGTTGACATGGTTGTGTATATTTCAGGAAATCCCACAAAAAGAATTACAATGGCAATGATCAGCCACATATGATTGGCTTCCCATACCGGAGCGATAGATTCATACATGATCTCCTGGGTCTTATGACGGGCTTTTTTATTTGTGAAAAGCTCTACGATACCGGCCCCGAAATCAGCACCTCCCAGGATAATATAAAGACAGATGGAAAGCCAGAGAAAGCCTATAACAATGTAAATCATGATTTTTTGTTTTTATCGTTAAACTGAGCGTCGGTAGGATCATAAAGTTTTGGTACCATCTGGATCTGTCTTCTTAAAAGGAAAATAAGGATCAGTGATAATGATACGAAAATAGCGGTGAAAAAGTAAAATGAATACTGTATTCCGGGCATCGGAGTCACAGCATCTACCGTTCTCATAATGCCGTAGATAATCCATGGCTGTCTTCCCACTTCGGTAACCGTCCATCCGGCTTCCAGGGCAATATACCCAAAAGGAGTTGCAATTAAAAAGGTTTTTAAAAGCCAGTTTTTAGTCAGCCATTCCTTTTTAAAGAAAAATGCATATAAATAAACAGTTCCGATACAGATCATCACAACACCAAAGAAAATCATGATCTGAAAAGCATAATGGGTAACAGCAATTGGCGGCCATTCGTCTCTTGGAAAATCTTTAAGACCCTTCACTTCAGCATTAAAATCATTGCTTACAAGGAAACTTAAAACCTTAGGAATTTTAATGGCATATTTTACTTCTTCGTTCTTTTCATCCGGAATTCCTCCAAGAACAAATGAAGCCCCTTTCTCTGTTTCAAAATGAGCCTCCATGGCGGCCAGCTTGATAGGCTGTCTTTCCGCTACGGATTTGGCTGCAACATCACCACTCAGAGGAGCACCGAATGCCCCGATAAGAGCGAAACCTACAGCAATTCTGAAAGCCTTGGTGTGGAACTCAACATTCTTTTTTCTCATAATTAAAAAAGCATGAACTCCGGCTACGGCAAAACCTGTTGCACAAAACGCAGCAACAGTCATATGAAGCGCCTGTGGAAACCATGCATCATTGAACATGGCTTTGATAGGATCTATATTAAGATATTGTCCGTTAATATAATCAAACCCTGCAGGGGAGTTCATCCAGGCATTGGCTGCCACTACCAGAATTCCGGAAGCCAGTCCGCTTACCCCAACAAGAAAACCGCAGAACCAATGGAACCATTTATTGAATCTGTCCCAGCCATACAGAAAGAAACCGATGGCAATAGCTTCAATAAAAAAGGCTGTCCCTTCCAAAGAAAAAGGCATCCCGAAGATAGGACCGGCATGCTTCATAAAGCCGGGCCACAGAAGTCCGAGCTCAAAAGAAAGCATAGTTCCGGAAACGGCTCCTGTAGCAAACAGAATGGCCACACCCTTGCTCCATGCTTTGGTAAGTCCTTTATACACTTCATTATTGGTCTTTAAGTACTTCCAGTGGGCAAAAGCCATCAGGAAAGGCATTACCATACCCACACAGGAGAATATGATATGAAAGCCCAGGGAAAGTGCCATCTGGGCACGTGCTGCTATAAAATCATCCATAATATCAACTTTTCAGTAAATAAATTTACGCATAAATTATTGATGTTGAATATGATTTACAACAGTTGATATTTCACCAATACGTTTTAATTTTGAATCTTTTACAGGATTACTTTTTCTTTTGTTTTCACTGAGAAAACTCTACATTTTTTTGACACTTTTTAACTTTCATACCTCGAAAAAAATCACGATATTTGTAAGTCTTTGCATAGAGCAGGATTTTTAATATTTAATATGAGTCAAAAACAATATACAGCTAGTAGTATTCAGGCATTGGAAGGAATGGAGCACGTTCGTATGCGTCCTTCAATGTACATTGGTGATGTAGGAGTCAGAGGACTTCACCACTTGGTTTATGAAGTAGTAGATAACTCTATTGACGAGGCATTGGCAGGGTACTGTGACACGATCTTCGTTAGCATCAAGGAAGGAAACGGAATTGAAGTAAGTGATAACGGTAGAGGTATCCCGGTTGATTTCCACGAAAAAGAGCAGAAATCTGCCCTTGAAGTGGTAATGACAAAAATTGGAGCCGGAGGTAAGTTTGATAAAGACTCTTATAAGGTTTCAGGAGGTCTTCATGGAGTAGGGGTTTCGTGTGTGAATGCACTTTCCAATGAGATGATCACTACGGTTTACAGGGATGGAAATGTTTATCAGCAGATTTATTCCAGAGGAAAAGCACAGACAGGTGTTGAAGAAATCGGGCACAGTGAAAGAAGAGGAACCAAACAGTTTTTCCAGCCGGATGATACTATATTTACAGAGTTAATTTATAATTACGATACATTAGCAAGCCGTTTAAGAGAACTTTCTTACCTGAACAAAGGGATTACGATTACGCTTACTGACGAAAGAGAAAAACTGGAAGACGGGTCTTTCCGTTCAGAAGTTTTTCATTCTGAAGGCGGTCTGAAAGAATTTGTTGCTTACATTGACGGTAACCGTGAATCTATTATGGAACACGTGATCTTCATGGAAGGCGAAAGAGATGATATTCCTGTGGAAGTAGCGATGCGTTACAATACTTCTTTCAATGAGAATCTTCACTCTTACGTAAACAATATCAATACCCATGAAGGAGGTACCCACCTTGCAGGTTTCAGAAGAGCCTTAACGAGAACGTTAAAGAAATATGCAGACGATCTGGGAATTCCACAGAAAGAAAAAGTAGAGATTACAGGGGATGACTTCCGTGAAGGATTAACGGCGGTTGTTTCTGTAAAAGTAATGGAACCGCAATTTGAAGGACAGACCAAAACAAAATTAGGTAACTCCGAAGTTTCCGGTGCTGTAGATAAAATTGTAGGGGAAATGCTTACCAATTTCCTGGAAGAAAACCCTACCGAAGCAAAACAGATCGTACAAAAAGTAGTTCTTGCTGCAAAAGCGAGACAAGCGGCTAAAAAAGCCCGTGAAATGGTTCAGAGAAAATCTCCGATGGGAGGTTCCGGTCTTCCGGGGAAACTGTCTGACTGTTCATCAAAAGACCCGGCTGAATCTGAAATCTTCCTTGTAGAGGGAGACTCCGCAGGAGGAACAGCCAAACAGGGGAGAGACAGACATTTCCAGGCAATTCTGCCATTGAGAGGTAAGATTCTGAACGTAGAGAAATCTATGCTTCACAAAGTATATGATAACGAAGAGATCAGAAATATTTATACCGCACTTGGCGTTTCTGTAGGAACAGAGGAAGATAGCAAGGCATTAAATATGGCAAAACTGAGATACCACAAAATCGTTATCATGACCGATGCCGATATTGACGGGTCTCACATCTCTACGCTGATCCTTACTTTCTTCTTCAGGTATATGAAGGAACTTATTGAGAACGGATATATCTATATTGCCCAGCCACCTTTATATCTGTTAAAAAAAGGAAATAAGAAAGTATACGCTTATAACGAAAAAGAACGTGAAGAATTCACATTGGAAATGTCTCCGGACGGAAAAGGTGTGGAAGTACAGCGTTACAAAGGTCTTGGAGAAATGAACCCTGAACAGCTTTGGGAAACAACCCTTAATCCTGAGCACAGAATTCTGAAGCAGGTGACAATTGACAATGCTGTAGAAGCAGACAGTATTTTCTCTATGCTGATGGGGGATGAGGTGCCGCCAAGAAGAGAGTTTATTGAAAAGAATGCAAAATATGCAAAAATTGATGCATAAACCTTCTTAAAAATATAATAAAAAAAGCTTCTGATTATTTAGAAGCTTTTTTTATATTTGGATAAACCAAAAAAACAATAATATGTTAACTCTTTTACAAACAGACCCTTATGAAGGGGTTGATGCAGTCTCTGGTGCTGCGGCAGCAGGACTAGGAATTGGAACAATGATCATGAGCATCGTGATATATCTGTTCTATGGATATTGTATGTATAAGATCTTCCAGAAGGCGGGAAGACAAGATGCATGGGCGGCTTTTATCCCGATTTACAATCTCATCGTATTGCTGGATATTGTGAAGAAACCAATCTGGTGGTTTATCTTATTCTGTATTCCTTTGGTAAATATCTTTGCCTGTTGGGTGGTTTATGACAGACTTGCCAAAGGATTTGGGAAAGAAACACCATTGTATACCATTCTGATTCTCCTGTTCGGGTTTATTTTCATTCCGGTGCTCGGACTTGGAAGTGATATCTATGACAGTAAGAGAATTCCAAATGACTAATGAAAAATAAAGATCAAAAGACTTCAGAAATGAAGTCTTTTTTGTTGATGCAAAATAATAGAATTAATTGTACAGTGACTTAGTATTAATTCTACACTGTTTGAATTACTTATCAATGCAATTATCTTAAATTTGAAACCATAGATATATGATAATGATTATCAAAGAGTGAGGCCTCCCAGATAAGGAGTTATCATCTTTCATTATTTTTGTTTTAAGCCTGTACGGGCAATTTTAGGATAGTACTTTTTACAGTATTAAGGGCTCCATGTTTTTTTGGAGTCTTTTTCTTTATATAATTTTAACAGTTATTAAGATTTTATTATTTTTGTCTAATTTTAATAACCATGATGAAAAAAGTATTTCCAGAAGTTTCTTTCGCTTCAATCAACCTTCCTTCTCTGTTTCAGGAGATTCTCATTAAATAAAAAAACTGATAATAAAAAGACTGATGAAAATCAATTCTAAAATCATGGTGACCGTGGGTTGCCTTGCTGTCCATATGTTTTTTGCACAGCAGCATCAATTTCTTTCTATACCTGAATTTAACGAAGCAGACCTGAGGAAGTCCAATTAACAATTATGATGAAATTTTTAATTTTAGGGGCATTGTCTACAGCCTCTGTATATTTTGCACAAAGCTATCCGGCTTCTGCAATTCCTGAAAATTTAAAGAAAAATGCTGATGCTGTTATCAGGAAAAACTTCACAACAGCTCAGATCAATAAAATAGATGAAATCGTTTATCAGTATAATAAAGTAACTACTGTCCTGAATAAGGATGGAGATTCCAAAGCAGCAATTTATATCCCGTATCAGAAAGGAGATGGTATTTCCAATGTAAAAGTG
It encodes the following:
- a CDS encoding ClbS/DfsB family four-helix bundle protein encodes the protein MQSYKDSNELIEELKKRYQLYDQEFDDIKETDKDLFKANVDKTPSQNISYQIGWTQLLLKWESDERRGIEVKTPTPDYKWNNLKGLYQSFYEQYGSYSLQQQRELLKNQVNEIISWIENLDHETLFVPEQRKWATTAARWPVWKWIHINTVAPFINFRTQLRKWKKEKGTA
- a CDS encoding cytochrome d ubiquinol oxidase subunit II is translated as MIYIVIGFLWLSICLYIILGGADFGAGIVELFTNKKARHKTQEIMYESIAPVWEANHMWLIIAIVILFVGFPEIYTTMSTYLHIPLVLMLVGIIARGTAFTFRHYDAVKDNWQVLYTQIFYFASLLTPFFLGLIAAATVSHSINPDAVGFLDLYVFSWLNWFGVSVGLFTVSLCAYLASIFSLRETRDKQELLLMIRKSKQTMIFVVVTGILVFVTAYISDIPLLMWVFSKPLGIMAIAFATIALLLILRAMNRQKLLPVRALAGFQMVMILVAATYQHNPDIILLGNGQHLSLLEHMAPPKTIAALGWALMLGSLFILPFLFYLMASFSKLRK
- the rlmF gene encoding 23S rRNA (adenine(1618)-N(6))-methyltransferase RlmF — its product is MSAEKSSLHTRNLHRDPYDFDQLISCVPELKHYVFTNAYQTVTINFSIPKAVKLLNKALLLHFYKIKEWDIPDTNLCPPIPGRADYVHYIADLLAEGSDEIPSGNSVKGLDIGTGANLVYPLIAHASYGWNMLGTDINEGSLKNAQLILDQNPDLVSVIQLKQQPDSHHIFKNIIGAGERFTFSMCNPPFHDSEEAAMKGNIRKTKKLKKGKPKQPLLNFGGQQSELWCEGGELAFISKMITESVLYSSQILWFTCLVSKKDNLPKLIALLKKVKAIEVKTIDMAQGQKVSRMLAWTFISPKERKAWLA
- a CDS encoding cytochrome ubiquinol oxidase subunit I — protein: MDDFIAARAQMALSLGFHIIFSCVGMVMPFLMAFAHWKYLKTNNEVYKGLTKAWSKGVAILFATGAVSGTMLSFELGLLWPGFMKHAGPIFGMPFSLEGTAFFIEAIAIGFFLYGWDRFNKWFHWFCGFLVGVSGLASGILVVAANAWMNSPAGFDYINGQYLNIDPIKAMFNDAWFPQALHMTVAAFCATGFAVAGVHAFLIMRKKNVEFHTKAFRIAVGFALIGAFGAPLSGDVAAKSVAERQPIKLAAMEAHFETEKGASFVLGGIPDEKNEEVKYAIKIPKVLSFLVSNDFNAEVKGLKDFPRDEWPPIAVTHYAFQIMIFFGVVMICIGTVYLYAFFFKKEWLTKNWLLKTFLIATPFGYIALEAGWTVTEVGRQPWIIYGIMRTVDAVTPMPGIQYSFYFFTAIFVSLSLILIFLLRRQIQMVPKLYDPTDAQFNDKNKKS
- the gyrB gene encoding DNA topoisomerase (ATP-hydrolyzing) subunit B, whose translation is MSQKQYTASSIQALEGMEHVRMRPSMYIGDVGVRGLHHLVYEVVDNSIDEALAGYCDTIFVSIKEGNGIEVSDNGRGIPVDFHEKEQKSALEVVMTKIGAGGKFDKDSYKVSGGLHGVGVSCVNALSNEMITTVYRDGNVYQQIYSRGKAQTGVEEIGHSERRGTKQFFQPDDTIFTELIYNYDTLASRLRELSYLNKGITITLTDEREKLEDGSFRSEVFHSEGGLKEFVAYIDGNRESIMEHVIFMEGERDDIPVEVAMRYNTSFNENLHSYVNNINTHEGGTHLAGFRRALTRTLKKYADDLGIPQKEKVEITGDDFREGLTAVVSVKVMEPQFEGQTKTKLGNSEVSGAVDKIVGEMLTNFLEENPTEAKQIVQKVVLAAKARQAAKKAREMVQRKSPMGGSGLPGKLSDCSSKDPAESEIFLVEGDSAGGTAKQGRDRHFQAILPLRGKILNVEKSMLHKVYDNEEIRNIYTALGVSVGTEEDSKALNMAKLRYHKIVIMTDADIDGSHISTLILTFFFRYMKELIENGYIYIAQPPLYLLKKGNKKVYAYNEKEREEFTLEMSPDGKGVEVQRYKGLGEMNPEQLWETTLNPEHRILKQVTIDNAVEADSIFSMLMGDEVPPRREFIEKNAKYAKIDA
- a CDS encoding cupin domain-containing protein: MTTKNLFKAALAGTLLSGIVSCDNSSSDPQASDYPDKIESITLLKATKSWDGTTYGSYPAGQPEISVLKIAVPPNSALDWHKHAVINAAYVEKGEIQIERKEDGKTQWVKRGQVLPEVVNTAHRGKTGDQGAILIVFYSGTTDLPITEPVH
- a CDS encoding c-type cytochrome, with the translated sequence MKKIFLAGALGFLMLSCSKKENTTEVASSSETAAVSEPAKANLSGDQIMETLDCSGCHSVNERMIGPSYQEIAAKYSDKDIELLASKIIEGGSGVWGGVPMAPHPQVSKEDAKKMVEYILSQKK
- a CDS encoding DUF5684 domain-containing protein, which gives rise to MLTLLQTDPYEGVDAVSGAAAAGLGIGTMIMSIVIYLFYGYCMYKIFQKAGRQDAWAAFIPIYNLIVLLDIVKKPIWWFILFCIPLVNIFACWVVYDRLAKGFGKETPLYTILILLFGFIFIPVLGLGSDIYDSKRIPND
- the lysS gene encoding lysine--tRNA ligase translates to MQLSEQEIIRREKLNKLTEMGINAFPADEYTITDTTESIKQDFSESKQVKIAGRLMSRRIQGKASFAELQDSKGKIQVYFNRDEICPGEDKELYNEVYKHLLDIGDIIGIEGELFTTQVGEKTVLVKNFTLLTKALRPLPQAKTDENGVVHDGFTDPELRYRQRYVDLTVNPQVKEIFVKRTKLFNAMRTFFNDAGYFEVETPILQSIPGGAAAKPFITHHNALDIPLYLRIANELYLKRLIVGGFDGVYEFSKNFRNEGMDRTHNPEFTAMEIYVAYKDYNWMMDFTEKLLEFCAIQVNGTTKATFGEHEVDFKAPYPRVSMTEAILKFTGFDITGKTEQELYDFAKSIGIEVNETMGKGKLIDEIFGEKCEGNFIQPTFITDYPVEMSPLTKKHRSKEGLTERFELMVCGKEIANAYSELNDPIDQRERFEAQMALSERGDDEAMFIDQDFLRALEYGMPPTSGLGIGMDRLIMFLTNNASIQEVLFFPQMRPEKAAPQIELGEDEKVILEILNSQEEPMALAEVKERSQLSGKKWDKASKTLTKNNIVKVEKIDESLLMKLA